A portion of the Brevundimonas pondensis genome contains these proteins:
- a CDS encoding cisplatin damage response ATP-dependent DNA ligase, translated as MRAFAALLDRLSFTASRNAKLRLIRDHLADAPDPDRGWALAALTGALSFTAAKPAVIRQVVEGRVDPELFRLSYDYVGDLAETVALIWPARHGANREPELSEVIDALSAAKRGEVQGLLEGWLDALDADGRWALLKLVTGGLRVGVSARLAWQAAADFGGVEVADIQEVWHAQSPPYADLLAWLDGRTERPSAMAHGRFRPVMLAQPIDEAVDLPRLDPGEYAAEWKWDGIRVQAVSEGGVKRLYSRTGEDVSAAFPDVVAALAYEGVIDGELLVLRDVRVAPFGDLQQRLNRKTADARLMISHPAGVRAYDLLAADGEDLRALPFAERRKRLEGFVAEIGSDRIDLSPLVPFRTWEDLAARRAEPPPGDPQSAEGLMLKRLDSLYEAGRPRGPWFKWKRDPRLIDAVLMYAQRGHGKRSSFYSDYTFGVWTEDADGVHVLTPVGKAYFGFTDEELKQLDRFVREHTVERFGPVRSVTATREFGLVLEVAFEGLQRSKRHKSGVAMRFPRISRIRWDKPAKEADELHTLEAMLDAPSAAP; from the coding sequence ATGCGCGCCTTCGCCGCCCTGCTCGACCGGCTGTCCTTCACGGCCTCGCGCAACGCCAAGCTCCGGCTGATCCGCGACCACCTGGCCGACGCCCCCGATCCCGACCGGGGCTGGGCCCTGGCCGCCCTGACGGGCGCCCTGTCCTTCACCGCCGCCAAGCCGGCCGTCATCCGTCAGGTCGTCGAGGGGCGGGTCGATCCCGAACTCTTCCGCCTGTCCTACGACTATGTCGGCGATCTGGCGGAGACCGTCGCCCTGATCTGGCCGGCCCGCCACGGCGCCAACCGCGAGCCGGAACTGTCCGAGGTGATCGACGCCCTGAGCGCCGCCAAACGCGGCGAGGTTCAGGGCCTGCTGGAAGGCTGGCTGGACGCCCTGGACGCCGACGGGCGCTGGGCTCTGTTGAAGCTGGTGACCGGGGGTTTGCGCGTCGGCGTCTCGGCGCGACTGGCCTGGCAGGCGGCGGCGGACTTCGGCGGGGTCGAGGTCGCCGACATCCAGGAGGTCTGGCACGCCCAGAGCCCGCCCTATGCCGACCTTCTGGCCTGGCTGGACGGCAGGACCGAGCGCCCCTCGGCCATGGCGCACGGCCGCTTTCGCCCGGTCATGCTGGCGCAACCGATCGACGAAGCCGTCGACCTGCCCAGGCTGGACCCCGGCGAATACGCCGCGGAATGGAAGTGGGACGGCATCCGCGTCCAGGCGGTCAGCGAAGGGGGCGTCAAACGCCTCTACAGCCGAACCGGCGAGGATGTGTCCGCCGCCTTTCCCGATGTCGTGGCCGCCTTGGCCTATGAGGGGGTCATCGACGGCGAGCTCCTGGTGCTGCGCGACGTTCGGGTCGCTCCATTCGGGGATCTGCAGCAAAGGTTGAACCGCAAGACGGCGGACGCCAGGCTGATGATCAGTCACCCGGCGGGCGTGCGCGCGTATGACCTTCTGGCCGCCGACGGGGAAGACCTGCGCGCCCTGCCCTTCGCCGAGCGCCGCAAGCGCCTGGAAGGCTTCGTCGCCGAAATCGGCTCAGACCGCATCGACCTGTCGCCCCTCGTTCCCTTCCGGACCTGGGAAGACCTGGCGGCCCGTCGCGCCGAACCGCCGCCGGGCGATCCGCAGTCGGCGGAGGGGCTGATGCTGAAACGGCTCGACAGCCTCTATGAAGCCGGCCGCCCCAGAGGGCCCTGGTTCAAGTGGAAGCGCGATCCGCGTCTGATCGACGCCGTCCTGATGTACGCCCAGCGCGGCCACGGCAAACGCTCCAGCTTCTACTCCGACTACACCTTCGGCGTCTGGACCGAGGATGCCGACGGCGTCCATGTCCTCACTCCCGTCGGCAAGGCCTATTTCGGCTTCACCGATGAAGAACTGAAACAGCTCGACAGGTTCGTGCGCGAGCACACGGTCGAGCGTTTCGGCCCCGTCCGCTCCGTCACGGCGACGCGCGAGTTCGGCCTGGTGCTCGAGGTTGCCTTCGAGGGCCTGCAAAGGTCCAAACGCCACAAGTCCGGCGTGGCCATGAGATTTCCCCGCATCAGCCGCATCCGCTGGGACAAGCCGGCAAAGGAGGCGGACGAGCTGCATACGCTGGAAGCCATGCTGGACGCGCCCTCGGCCGCCCCCTGA
- a CDS encoding DUF3008 family protein gives MPAKSAAQQKAAGAALAAKRGDAPKSKLRGASKSMEESMTRKELEEMASTPREGKPEHTGKSA, from the coding sequence ATGCCCGCCAAATCCGCAGCCCAGCAGAAGGCGGCAGGGGCCGCCCTGGCCGCAAAACGGGGCGATGCGCCGAAAAGCAAGCTTCGGGGCGCCTCGAAGTCCATGGAGGAAAGCATGACCCGCAAGGAGCTGGAGGAGATGGCTTCGACCCCGCGCGAGGGCAAGCCGGAGCACACGGGCAAGTCGGCGTGA
- a CDS encoding SemiSWEET family sugar transporter, whose amino-acid sequence MADMVGVAAALCSVSSFAPQIYKIWKERDASSVSLKTYALTVSCFILWVCYGLLTEAWPVTLANGCALVMASGVLIMKWRFERKG is encoded by the coding sequence ATGGCCGATATGGTCGGCGTCGCCGCCGCCCTGTGCTCTGTCAGCAGTTTCGCGCCCCAGATTTACAAGATCTGGAAGGAGCGCGACGCCTCCAGCGTCTCGCTCAAGACCTACGCCCTGACCGTGAGCTGCTTCATTCTATGGGTATGCTACGGCCTGCTGACCGAGGCATGGCCCGTGACCCTCGCCAACGGCTGCGCCCTTGTCATGGCCAGCGGCGTCCTGATTATGAAATGGCGCTTTGAACGGAAGGGCTAG
- a CDS encoding NAD(P)/FAD-dependent oxidoreductase, which produces MAHELSRDHTLAVLDRRAPLMGSTIASTALLQWEIDLPLEALGRRIGRPKAQRAYLRSRRAVDDLKQIIAQEGIRCGYRDRDALYLAGDAYGRRALESEAAVRVDAGLESCFLPADQVRDRFGIDRTGAILSGGSASADPAQLTAGLLRRAQARGARLFSPVDVIEAVSDPDGVTLLTSTGFAVRASAVVFCCGYERPKGVTAPDSRVVSTWALASTPGFAGPAWLRDTLVWEGSDPYLYMRTSNDGRLIVGGEDEDSPTAHASRALLERKTARILAKLKGLLPEVALEVAYAWAGAFGESASGLPHIAPVPGMAHAWSVMGFGGNGITSSVIASQVVAAWVRGETDPDADLYLA; this is translated from the coding sequence ATGGCGCACGAGCTGTCGCGCGACCACACGCTGGCCGTCCTTGATCGCAGGGCGCCTCTGATGGGATCGACCATCGCCTCGACCGCTCTGTTGCAATGGGAGATCGATCTTCCACTGGAGGCGCTTGGGAGGCGCATAGGCCGGCCGAAGGCGCAGCGGGCCTATCTGCGCTCGCGGCGCGCGGTCGATGACTTGAAACAGATCATCGCCCAGGAGGGTATCCGTTGCGGCTACCGGGATCGCGACGCCCTCTATCTTGCGGGCGACGCCTATGGCCGCAGAGCCCTCGAAAGCGAGGCCGCAGTGAGGGTCGACGCCGGCCTGGAGAGCTGCTTCCTGCCGGCGGATCAGGTTCGTGATCGGTTCGGGATCGACCGAACCGGCGCCATCCTCAGCGGCGGATCGGCCAGCGCCGATCCTGCTCAACTGACGGCGGGACTTCTACGGCGCGCCCAGGCCCGGGGCGCGAGGCTCTTCTCACCGGTCGATGTGATCGAAGCCGTGTCGGACCCCGACGGGGTGACCTTGCTGACAAGCACCGGTTTCGCTGTACGGGCTTCAGCGGTGGTCTTCTGTTGCGGTTACGAACGCCCCAAGGGCGTGACTGCGCCGGACTCCAGGGTGGTCTCGACCTGGGCGCTTGCGTCAACGCCCGGCTTTGCCGGTCCAGCCTGGCTGCGAGACACCCTCGTCTGGGAAGGATCAGACCCCTATCTCTACATGCGCACGAGCAACGACGGGCGATTGATCGTCGGCGGCGAGGATGAGGATTCTCCCACCGCCCATGCCAGCAGAGCGCTTCTGGAACGCAAGACAGCGCGCATACTGGCCAAGCTGAAGGGCCTGCTTCCCGAGGTCGCGCTGGAGGTCGCCTACGCCTGGGCCGGGGCCTTCGGAGAGAGCGCCAGCGGCCTGCCCCATATCGCGCCAGTACCGGGAATGGCCCACGCCTGGAGCGTCATGGGCTTCGGGGGCAACGGCATCACCTCCTCGGTGATCGCCAGCCAGGTCGTGGCGGCCTGGGTGAGGGGTGAGACCGACCCGGACGCGGACCTCTATCTTGCCTGA
- a CDS encoding ligase-associated DNA damage response DEXH box helicase: protein MAKPHRITTSATDPTRQLPAPFRDWFVDRGWTLRPHQLDMIDKAKAGADVLLVAPTGGGKTLAGFLPSLLQLAERGPRKGRKILHTLYISPLKALAVDVERNLLMPVRDMDLPILVESRTGDTGQARRQRQRTSPPDILLTTPEQLALFCAWKGARDYFQDLECVIIDEIHAIHGSKRGDLLSLGLARLRTFAPGVRCVGLSATVDDPARVRRWLSDRGDDIILGQAGAPPRLEVLLSQNRVPWAGHTAQHAMAEVYETIKTARTTLVFVNTRWQAEFAFQELWRLNDDNLPIALHHGSLSAEQRRKVEAAMSRHELRAVVCTSTLDLGIDWGAVDLVIQLAAPKGASRLVQRIGRANHRLDEASRAILVPASRFEMLECQAAAEAVAENALDGDPPRIGARDVLAQHVMGCACSEPFDPVDLYEEVRRAAPYAGLSWEAFEQVVDFVSTGGYALRNYDRFRRIIRGPDGRWRVLNEETARRHRMNVGVIVAAQTLNIRLAGRRGAGRKIGQAEEWYFEQLTPGDSFLFAGEIWRFEGVRATDAIVTRSNDKQPKVPSWGGSRFALSTFLARRVRRMISDQSSWSRLPPDVCEWLFAQQSHSSIPGEEDLLVETFRRGKRHYMVCYPFEGRLAHATLAMLITRRLDRAGVGPIGYLANDYALCVWSLRPMDSLDFDALFQQDMLGDDLEAWLDESFMVRRAFKECALISGLIERRMPGHEKNGRQVTFSADLIYDTLRRHDPDHLLLSCAREDAARGLLDLARLGEFLTRISGRIGVERLAHVSPFAVPLLMEIGKERAPGTTAADMMLEDAALIDEAMS from the coding sequence ATGGCCAAGCCTCACCGGATCACGACGTCTGCAACGGATCCGACCCGCCAGCTTCCAGCGCCGTTTCGCGACTGGTTCGTGGACCGCGGCTGGACCTTGCGCCCCCACCAGCTGGACATGATCGACAAGGCGAAAGCCGGCGCCGATGTCCTGCTCGTGGCGCCGACAGGCGGCGGCAAGACCCTGGCGGGCTTCCTGCCCAGCCTCCTGCAACTCGCCGAACGCGGCCCGCGCAAGGGCCGCAAGATCCTTCACACCCTCTACATCTCCCCCCTCAAGGCCCTGGCGGTCGATGTCGAACGGAACCTCCTGATGCCGGTCCGGGACATGGATCTCCCCATCCTCGTGGAGTCACGCACGGGCGACACCGGCCAGGCCCGGCGCCAGCGTCAGAGGACATCCCCCCCGGACATTCTGCTGACCACGCCGGAACAGCTTGCCCTGTTCTGCGCCTGGAAGGGCGCGCGCGACTATTTCCAGGATCTGGAGTGCGTGATCATCGACGAGATCCACGCCATCCACGGGTCCAAGCGAGGGGACCTGCTTTCATTGGGGCTGGCGCGGCTGAGGACGTTTGCGCCCGGCGTCCGCTGCGTCGGTCTGTCGGCCACCGTGGACGACCCGGCCCGCGTCAGACGCTGGCTGTCGGACCGAGGCGACGACATCATCCTTGGCCAGGCCGGGGCGCCCCCCCGGCTCGAGGTTCTGCTGTCGCAGAACCGGGTCCCCTGGGCCGGTCACACCGCCCAGCACGCCATGGCCGAAGTCTATGAGACCATAAAGACGGCGCGCACCACCCTGGTCTTCGTCAACACCCGCTGGCAGGCGGAGTTCGCTTTCCAGGAGCTATGGCGGCTCAATGACGACAACCTGCCGATCGCCCTTCATCACGGCAGCCTTTCAGCCGAGCAACGCCGCAAGGTCGAGGCGGCGATGTCGCGCCACGAACTGAGAGCAGTGGTCTGCACCTCGACGCTGGATCTGGGCATCGACTGGGGCGCAGTCGATCTGGTCATCCAGCTTGCGGCGCCCAAGGGCGCCTCGCGGCTGGTGCAAAGGATCGGACGCGCCAACCACAGGCTGGACGAGGCCTCCCGCGCGATTCTGGTTCCCGCCAGCCGGTTCGAGATGCTGGAGTGCCAGGCGGCGGCGGAGGCGGTGGCTGAAAACGCCCTCGACGGGGATCCGCCCAGGATCGGGGCGAGAGACGTCCTCGCGCAGCACGTCATGGGCTGCGCCTGTTCGGAGCCCTTCGACCCTGTGGACCTCTATGAGGAGGTGCGCCGGGCTGCGCCCTATGCAGGCCTTTCCTGGGAGGCCTTCGAGCAGGTCGTCGATTTCGTCTCGACAGGCGGCTATGCGCTCAGAAACTATGATCGCTTCCGCAGGATCATACGCGGTCCCGACGGCCGCTGGCGCGTCCTCAATGAGGAGACGGCGCGACGCCACCGGATGAATGTCGGCGTCATCGTCGCCGCCCAGACCCTCAACATCCGGCTTGCGGGCCGACGCGGCGCCGGGCGCAAGATCGGCCAGGCCGAGGAGTGGTATTTCGAACAGCTGACCCCGGGCGACAGCTTCCTCTTCGCTGGCGAGATATGGCGCTTCGAAGGGGTCAGGGCGACGGATGCGATCGTCACCCGCTCGAACGACAAACAGCCCAAGGTTCCCAGCTGGGGCGGCTCCCGATTTGCGCTTTCCACCTTCCTGGCCAGGCGGGTCCGGCGGATGATCAGCGACCAGTCCTCATGGTCGCGGCTGCCGCCCGACGTCTGCGAATGGCTGTTCGCCCAGCAGTCGCATTCAAGCATTCCCGGGGAAGAGGATCTCCTGGTCGAGACCTTCAGGCGCGGCAAACGGCACTACATGGTCTGCTATCCTTTCGAGGGCCGACTGGCCCACGCCACCCTGGCCATGCTGATCACACGTCGGCTGGACCGGGCCGGGGTCGGGCCGATCGGCTACCTCGCCAACGACTATGCGCTTTGCGTCTGGTCCTTGCGGCCCATGGACAGCCTCGATTTCGACGCCCTGTTCCAGCAGGACATGCTGGGTGATGATCTTGAAGCCTGGCTGGACGAGAGTTTCATGGTGAGACGCGCCTTCAAGGAATGTGCGCTGATCAGCGGCCTGATCGAGCGCCGCATGCCCGGCCACGAGAAGAACGGACGGCAGGTGACCTTCTCCGCCGACCTGATCTACGACACCCTGCGCCGACATGATCCGGATCACCTTCTCCTGTCCTGCGCGCGCGAGGATGCGGCGCGCGGACTTCTCGACTTGGCGCGACTGGGGGAGTTTCTCACACGCATCTCGGGCCGGATCGGGGTCGAGCGCCTTGCGCATGTTTCGCCCTTCGCCGTGCCCCTGCTGATGGAGATCGGCAAGGAGCGTGCGCCTGGGACCACCGCCGCGGACATGATGCTGGAGGACGCCGCCCTGATTGACGAGGCCATGTCTTGA
- the pdeM gene encoding ligase-associated DNA damage response endonuclease PdeM, whose amino-acid sequence MNVSSLADDGAFATRLAGTDVVFRVSGALWLPAERTLVVADLHLEKGSAYAARGQLLPPYDTRETLNRLEREVAILAPRTVVLLGDTLHDGGAPTRIGEEERARLRALAERVRLIWVVGNHDPEGAGDLGGETADVVEVAGLSLRHEPSPGPVEGEVAGHLHPCARVKGAAGSVRRPCFASDGNRLILPAFGAYAGGLNLRDPAFAGLFRLPPTGYLLARRVAAVPFDKMRPDQRSLAS is encoded by the coding sequence TTGAACGTCTCAAGCCTGGCCGACGACGGCGCCTTCGCAACGCGACTGGCCGGCACCGACGTCGTGTTTCGCGTCTCCGGCGCCCTCTGGTTGCCGGCGGAACGCACCCTGGTCGTCGCCGACCTGCACCTCGAAAAGGGATCCGCCTACGCCGCGCGCGGACAGCTCCTGCCCCCCTATGACACGCGCGAAACCCTCAACCGGCTGGAGCGGGAGGTCGCGATCCTCGCCCCCCGAACCGTCGTCCTGCTCGGCGACACCCTCCATGACGGTGGGGCTCCGACGCGTATCGGCGAGGAAGAGCGCGCGCGCCTCAGGGCCTTGGCGGAAAGGGTCAGGCTGATCTGGGTCGTCGGCAATCACGACCCCGAAGGCGCAGGCGACCTGGGCGGCGAAACAGCGGACGTGGTCGAGGTCGCAGGCCTTTCGCTTCGCCACGAGCCCAGCCCTGGCCCCGTGGAGGGCGAGGTCGCGGGACACCTTCATCCCTGCGCACGCGTCAAGGGCGCCGCAGGCTCTGTTCGCCGCCCCTGCTTCGCATCGGACGGCAACCGCCTGATCCTGCCGGCCTTCGGCGCCTATGCCGGGGGGCTCAACCTGCGCGATCCAGCCTTCGCCGGCCTCTTTCGCCTTCCTCCCACAGGCTACCTCCTGGCGCGGCGCGTTGCGGCGGTCCCCTTTGACAAAATGCGACCCGATCAGAGGTCCCTGGCTAGCTGA
- a CDS encoding hemerythrin domain-containing protein, with product MRKWVLGSEIRAKAGGKEQRAEDRVRPVAPRKARADAVAKARAVAPDLAARIGSTPATKFRGDPDIFGRLVEDHDRHRALLAMLEETKGKSPDRERLFVELVHELKAHAAAEEQALWSSVLRNPDTTDFARHAIAEHKEIDDLLADLAARDMASPGWIRRFAALREEYLHHIREEEQEQFVAAEEVLSLADRRFMRTVFNRRKQEEKAAAEVEKKIRFKA from the coding sequence ATGCGCAAATGGGTCTTGGGGAGCGAGATACGGGCGAAAGCCGGTGGAAAGGAACAGCGGGCGGAGGATCGCGTCCGGCCTGTGGCGCCCCGGAAGGCCAGGGCTGACGCCGTCGCCAAGGCGCGGGCTGTAGCGCCTGACCTGGCCGCACGGATCGGCAGCACGCCCGCCACCAAATTCAGGGGGGATCCCGACATCTTCGGTCGGCTGGTCGAGGACCATGATCGCCATCGCGCGCTCCTGGCCATGCTGGAGGAGACGAAGGGGAAGTCTCCCGACCGCGAGCGCCTCTTTGTAGAACTGGTTCATGAGCTGAAGGCGCACGCCGCGGCAGAAGAACAGGCGCTCTGGTCCAGCGTGCTGAGAAACCCGGACACCACGGACTTCGCCCGCCACGCCATCGCCGAACACAAGGAGATCGATGACCTTCTCGCGGATCTGGCCGCGCGGGACATGGCGTCTCCCGGATGGATCCGTCGTTTCGCCGCCCTGCGAGAAGAATACCTCCATCACATCCGCGAGGAGGAGCAGGAGCAGTTTGTCGCCGCTGAAGAGGTGTTGAGCCTTGCGGATCGCCGCTTCATGCGGACGGTCTTCAACCGGCGCAAGCAGGAAGAAAAGGCGGCCGCCGAGGTCGAGAAGAAGATCCGCTTCAAGGCCTGA
- a CDS encoding hybrid sensor histidine kinase/response regulator, with product MTSPDKPIHLLLVDDLEENLLALEALLKRDGVVCLKARSGDEALELLLVHDVALALVDVQMPGMDGFQLAEFMRGNANARHVPIIFVTAGSADQQRRFRGYEAGAVDFIQKPVETDILKSKANVFIELYRQRQEILSHRDELKAYAAALSAADRRKNDFIAMLGHELRNPVMAFRAGLQLLERQKDPEKSALIHARMEVQAHHLSRLIEDLLDVARIDQGKISLQRERVTVQSIIDSAVDTSRPKIDAGRHDLTVEVPGAPIWLDGDFTRLSQVVSNLLTNAAKYTPSEGRIQVSANRVEDRVRIDVADNGVGVPQEMQVRVFDLFTQSKGPDDRSREGLGIGLALVRQLVEMHEGAVELESAGAGAGSRFTVWFPVVG from the coding sequence ATGACGAGCCCTGACAAGCCGATCCATCTCCTTCTCGTGGACGATCTCGAGGAGAACCTTCTCGCCCTGGAGGCCCTGCTGAAGCGCGACGGCGTGGTCTGTCTCAAGGCCCGGTCAGGCGACGAGGCGCTGGAGCTTCTGCTGGTGCACGACGTCGCTCTCGCCCTGGTCGACGTGCAGATGCCGGGAATGGACGGTTTCCAGCTCGCGGAGTTCATGCGCGGCAACGCCAATGCGCGCCACGTTCCGATCATCTTCGTCACCGCTGGCAGCGCCGATCAGCAGCGGCGCTTCAGGGGCTATGAGGCCGGAGCGGTGGACTTCATCCAGAAGCCCGTCGAGACGGATATCCTGAAGAGCAAGGCCAATGTCTTCATCGAGCTCTACCGCCAGAGGCAGGAGATCCTGTCGCATCGGGACGAGCTCAAGGCCTATGCGGCGGCCCTCAGCGCCGCAGACCGGCGCAAGAACGACTTCATCGCCATGCTCGGACACGAGCTGCGCAATCCCGTCATGGCCTTCCGGGCGGGGCTCCAACTGCTGGAGAGACAGAAGGATCCGGAAAAGAGCGCTCTGATCCACGCCCGAATGGAGGTGCAGGCCCACCATCTGTCGCGGCTGATCGAGGATCTGCTGGACGTCGCCCGCATCGACCAGGGCAAGATCTCGCTTCAGCGCGAGCGGGTGACGGTGCAGAGCATCATCGACTCGGCGGTCGACACCAGTCGACCCAAGATCGACGCGGGGCGCCACGACCTCACAGTCGAAGTTCCGGGCGCGCCGATCTGGCTCGACGGCGACTTCACCCGCCTGTCCCAGGTGGTGAGCAATCTGCTGACCAATGCGGCCAAATATACGCCGTCGGAGGGGCGGATCCAGGTGTCGGCCAACCGGGTCGAGGACCGGGTGCGGATTGATGTCGCGGACAACGGAGTCGGTGTGCCGCAGGAGATGCAGGTCCGGGTCTTCGATCTCTTCACGCAGTCCAAAGGGCCGGACGACCGGTCGCGCGAGGGTCTGGGGATCGGCCTCGCCTTGGTGCGCCAGCTGGTCGAAATGCATGAGGGCGCCGTCGAACTGGAGAGCGCCGGGGCGGGGGCGGGGAGCCGGTTCACGGTCTGGTTCCCGGTTGTCGGCTAG
- a CDS encoding chemotaxis protein CheB produces the protein MTPHPARAVVIGASAGGVQALLALLPSLPADFALPILVVLHVPADRSNVLAPLFASKCALTVKEAEDKEPVEPGVVYFAPSDYHLLVEADGALALSSDELVNYSRPSIDVLFESAADAYGAGLVGMVLTGANEDGAAGLKAVAAAGGLTFVEDPATAHARPMPEAALRACPVAQVMSLARILEVLKGLGQA, from the coding sequence ATGACGCCTCATCCCGCCCGCGCTGTCGTGATCGGCGCCTCGGCCGGAGGCGTGCAGGCTCTGCTCGCCCTCCTGCCGTCGCTTCCCGCCGACTTCGCCCTGCCGATCCTGGTGGTCCTGCACGTACCCGCCGACCGCAGCAATGTGCTGGCGCCCCTGTTTGCGTCCAAATGCGCGCTCACGGTGAAGGAGGCCGAGGACAAGGAGCCGGTGGAGCCAGGCGTGGTCTATTTCGCCCCTTCCGACTATCACCTCCTGGTCGAGGCGGACGGCGCTCTGGCCCTTTCGTCCGACGAGCTGGTCAACTACTCCCGCCCTTCCATCGACGTCCTCTTCGAAAGCGCCGCCGACGCCTACGGCGCCGGTCTGGTCGGCATGGTTCTGACAGGGGCCAATGAGGACGGGGCGGCGGGACTGAAGGCGGTCGCCGCCGCCGGCGGTCTGACCTTCGTCGAAGACCCGGCCACCGCCCATGCCCGCCCCATGCCGGAAGCCGCCCTGCGCGCCTGTCCGGTCGCCCAAGTGATGTCGCTCGCGCGCATTCTCGAAGTTCTGAAAGGTCTAGGCCAGGCATGA
- a CDS encoding CheR family methyltransferase translates to MNAVAPHAVEDIEIQLLLEALFQRYHYDFRHYARASIKRRLLQARSHFGLPSLTALQERVLHDPEMLPRLLGFLTVQVSEMFRDPAYFRALREQVLPHLRTYPSLKVWIAGCSAGEEVYSLAILFREEGLFERTMFYATDINPDALRAAEAGVYSLDRIRKFTENHQKSGGRTSLSDYYTADYGRAVFDKSLRANVVFSDHSLASDAVFGEMQLISCRNVMIYFDRPLQDRAVGLFKDSLARNGFLGVGSKESLRFSRHAGAFADFVPEEKIYRRREP, encoded by the coding sequence TTGAACGCCGTCGCGCCCCATGCGGTGGAGGACATAGAGATCCAGCTGCTGCTGGAGGCCCTGTTCCAGCGCTATCATTACGACTTCCGTCACTATGCGCGGGCCTCGATCAAGCGCCGCCTGCTCCAGGCGCGCAGCCATTTCGGCCTGCCCAGCCTGACGGCCCTTCAGGAGCGCGTCCTGCATGATCCGGAGATGCTGCCGCGGCTGCTGGGTTTCCTGACGGTGCAGGTCAGCGAGATGTTCCGGGACCCAGCCTATTTCCGGGCCCTGCGCGAACAGGTGCTGCCGCACCTGCGGACCTATCCCTCCCTGAAGGTGTGGATCGCGGGATGCAGCGCCGGCGAAGAGGTCTATTCGCTGGCCATCCTGTTCCGGGAGGAAGGCCTTTTCGAACGGACGATGTTCTACGCCACGGACATCAATCCCGATGCGCTGCGGGCGGCGGAGGCGGGGGTCTATTCTCTGGATCGCATCCGCAAGTTCACCGAAAATCACCAGAAGTCGGGCGGGCGAACCTCGCTGTCGGACTACTACACCGCCGACTACGGGCGAGCGGTCTTCGACAAGTCCCTGCGGGCCAATGTCGTCTTCTCGGACCATAGCCTGGCGTCCGATGCGGTTTTCGGCGAGATGCAGCTGATCTCCTGCCGCAATGTGATGATCTATTTTGATCGCCCGCTACAGGACCGCGCCGTCGGCCTGTTCAAGGACTCCCTGGCTCGCAACGGCTTCCTGGGCGTCGGATCCAAGGAGAGCTTGCGCTTCTCGCGGCACGCCGGCGCCTTTGCCGACTTCGTGCCGGAAGAGAAGATCTATCGCAGGCGCGAGCCATGA